The DNA region GGCAGAAGATCTGGCAGCACTGAACAAGGCACTCAAAATCACATAAGGAGACAACCACATCATGACGCGCTTTTCAGCCTCACGCCCATTGCCCGGCAACTGGATGTGCGGGCCGCTGATTCTGGCAGCAATCTCCGTCTGCCGGCAAGGTATTGAAAAAATACAGAACGCGTTGTATGATACACAACAGTCGTTGCGTTACTCCATCATGTTGAGCACACCATCCTGACGCTGAAACATGTTCCGCCACAGAGCCGCAGACATGCAACAGAACGGCTGCTACAACGCGCCCACAGGCTTTCCGGCAAGGCCGCAGTACCCCTTGTCGGTGTCGTCCCGTTTTTCAGTTTCCAGGTACCGCCACATCATGCAGCCACTGCCAAGACAAAAGCGGAACTTGTCGTCCTTGGTGGTCAGCAACGGACAATTTTTAAACTTGGCTTCCTTTTCAGGCATCAACATGCAGCCACCTCCTGGGGTTCTTGTATGAGTGAAACGACTTTTTCAGGAATCGCACGCCGTGGCAAGCAGGCTGGCACAAATGCTGCTTCCATATTCTTTACGATGACTCTGGTCCTGAACAACCACACCGCCATCCACGGGAGAGTCGCATGAATTCCGTGCGCTTACTCATCATTGCCGCAATCATTCTGTGCCTGCCTGGCATTGCCCACGCCCGTCAATGGGGCGTCCATCTCGCATCGTACAAGATGGAAGCAAACGCCCGCAACGGGTGGGCCGAGCTGACGCAAGCCACCCCCGGCCTGCTCGCAGGCCTTGTCCCATACTACTCCGTCGTGGACATCCCCGGAAAGGGGCGCTTCATCCGCCTCATCGCCGGTCCCCTGCCCAGCCAGCAGGCGGCGGATGCACTGCGTCGAGAATTTGAACGCCACGGCGTGTACGCCGCCGCCAGGGTTCTGCCCGCCCTGCGCACACCGCCGCATCTTCAGACAGCCTCTCTCGCACCGGCCCAAGCCCGTCCGATAGCGCGCAAGCCGGCCGCGGCCCCACCTGCCCCAGCCAAATACGTTCCGACCCAATATACTCCGGCCAAGTCGCCGACTCCGAAAAAGCAGCTCGCCAGACAGGTGCGTCCGGCCATCGATCCCCTGCCCTTTGCCGGCGAAAACCTGCAGGTGCGCATCCGGCCCGTGAGCCGCACCGATCTCGCAGGCATGCAGGCCAATCCGGTATGCGTGAGCAGTCCGGAGCAGAGCTGCCCCGTTACCTCCGAAGAGCTGGCCGCGATGGCCAGGCCGCGTACCTCCGGGAGCGGCCTCTCCTCCGGAGCCTATGGAGCGTATGACGACGCATATCCGCAGCCGGCTGCCTCAATCAGCCTGCACTCCGATTCCCTGGCCAAAAACAGCCGGAACAACTCCGAGCTCGGCCCCGGTGGCGAGGACACCTCTCCGGAGTTCGCCGGAGTCGCCATCGGCACCAATCGCGTCACCATCACGCCGGGAGTATGCCGCCAGGGCGACGATTTGGGCCCCTACGCCGGCATTGGCGTCTCCTTCTGATTTTTTTCAAAAAAAATTGCGTCCGGACCTAAAGGTCCACCCCTGTGCTGCCGATCAATATCCATGACGAGCCTGAAAAGTATCCAAAGGATAAGGAGGCGTCATGGACGGTATTTCGGCAGCAGGCGGCATGGGCGGCCTTGCCAATGCCCTGGAAAGCCAAAGGATGGCGACGGAGCTGATGCAACGGACCCTGAACTCCGGGAATTCGAGCCAGGACGGTCTCGCGAATGCCCAGCTTCGGGTGCAGAACAACCAGAAACCAGCCGCGCCGTTGGCCACGGGCCATGCCGTACCCGGCGTGGGGGAACATATCAACATCACTGTTTAGATCGTTCTCAACCAGAGACAGGCTGCTCCTTTTTGCCGCGAGTGGCCGCCGGAAGCCGAAAGGTTTCCTCCTTGAAGGGTCCCGAAAGTCGTCCGTCTGGGGAGAGTCGGACGAGTGACGGGGCCCTCTTCTATTGTCCGGCGCCCGCGTTCCATATTAGATAGCCGCATGCTTACCGCCGATTCCTGCCGCCCGCAGGTGGCTGTTCTCCCGGCCGCCGGCCTGGGCACGCGCATGCGCGGCGTCGATCCCCTGCTGCCGCCGAACCTGCCCAAGGAGCTCTATCCCGTGGCCGGGCTGCCGGCCATCCACCATGCCCTGATGCTCGCCATTGATGCTGGCATTCCGCACGCCGTGGTTGTCGTGCGGGAGGATAAGCACGCCCTGCGCCGCGTGCTGGCCGATCCTTGGACAGCCATGGCCGCCTATCCGCAAAGCGCCGAGGTCTCAGCAGCCATCGCACGCCAGCTCACGGTGCATGTCTGCTTCCAGGACTCGCCGCGGGGCGAGTGCGACG from Oceanidesulfovibrio marinus includes:
- a CDS encoding SPOR domain-containing protein, with the translated sequence MNSVRLLIIAAIILCLPGIAHARQWGVHLASYKMEANARNGWAELTQATPGLLAGLVPYYSVVDIPGKGRFIRLIAGPLPSQQAADALRREFERHGVYAAARVLPALRTPPHLQTASLAPAQARPIARKPAAAPPAPAKYVPTQYTPAKSPTPKKQLARQVRPAIDPLPFAGENLQVRIRPVSRTDLAGMQANPVCVSSPEQSCPVTSEELAAMARPRTSGSGLSSGAYGAYDDAYPQPAASISLHSDSLAKNSRNNSELGPGGEDTSPEFAGVAIGTNRVTITPGVCRQGDDLGPYAGIGVSF